Proteins encoded by one window of Sediminicoccus rosea:
- a CDS encoding PHP domain-containing protein, whose product MDAFSAPGRFWKGNIHTHTNATDGALGAAEVCATYREAGYDFLAITDHFLPKYSFPIVDTRPFRTPGFTTILGAELHAPATALGEMWHILAVGLPLDFPPTPPEETGPELAARAIAAGAFVAIPHPAWYALTVEDARTLPGAHAVEVYNHTSQLRTERGDGVYLADQLLAEGRMINLIAVDDAHFKSPDAFGGWVMVKAEANEPEALLAALKAGHFYATQGPLIHDIRWEADAVEVTCSAAASIMVLGRGSRADQSVGLCQTRARLSLKALRGGGFARVVVADAAGRRAWSNPVRLNG is encoded by the coding sequence ATGGATGCGTTCTCCGCCCCGGGCCGCTTCTGGAAGGGCAATATCCACACCCATACCAACGCCACGGACGGGGCGCTCGGCGCCGCGGAGGTCTGCGCCACCTATCGTGAGGCGGGCTACGACTTCCTGGCCATCACCGATCACTTCCTGCCGAAATACAGCTTCCCCATCGTGGACACGCGGCCGTTCCGCACGCCGGGCTTTACCACGATCCTGGGCGCCGAGCTGCACGCGCCGGCGACCGCGCTGGGCGAGATGTGGCACATCCTGGCGGTCGGCCTTCCGCTGGATTTCCCGCCGACGCCGCCCGAGGAGACAGGCCCCGAGCTGGCCGCGCGGGCGATCGCAGCCGGCGCCTTCGTCGCCATCCCGCATCCGGCCTGGTACGCGCTGACGGTGGAGGATGCGCGGACCCTGCCAGGCGCCCATGCGGTGGAGGTCTACAACCACACCTCGCAATTGCGGACGGAGCGCGGCGACGGCGTCTACCTCGCCGACCAGCTTCTGGCCGAGGGGCGCATGATCAACCTGATCGCCGTGGATGACGCGCATTTCAAGTCGCCCGACGCCTTTGGCGGCTGGGTGATGGTGAAGGCCGAGGCGAATGAGCCGGAGGCGCTGCTGGCGGCGCTCAAGGCCGGGCATTTCTATGCGACGCAGGGCCCGCTGATCCATGACATCCGCTGGGAGGCGGATGCGGTGGAGGTCACCTGCTCGGCCGCCGCCAGCATCATGGTGCTGGGCCGTGGCTCGCGCGCCGACCAGTCGGTGGGGCTGTGCCAGACACGCGCGCGGCTCTCGCTCAAGGCACTGCGGGGCGGCGGCTTCGCGCGCGTCGTGGTGGCCGATGCGGCCGGGCGACGGGCCTGGTCGAACCCGGTGCGCCTCAACGGGTGA
- a CDS encoding aminotransferase class V-fold PLP-dependent enzyme translates to MLECQRDAFDIPRDVAYLNAASWSPLPHPVQAAGQAGIALKARPWGITGEHIARQCNRARAAAARLINASPEDVAIIPSVSYGVAVAGRILPIPAGHRALVLGDDHSSPVLEWLQRAAEGGFTVETIAAPADGDWTTAVLEAIRRPGAAPLALVSISSVHWADGGLIDLGVVAAAQRAAGAMLLVDATHHAGVLPLDVATLDPDVLIFPTYKWVLGPYGRAFLYIAKRHQDGVPLEQTGSSRRRVSSEARPYMADLGFTDGAKRFDMGERDHVIGLEMAAVGMEMMADWGTDAISARLGWLTGLLAEGLAGMGVQIPAQGLRAPHVLSLGFPGGMRPGLIEALAERNVHVAPRLGRMRISPHVYNDEADVAAFLDAFRKLA, encoded by the coding sequence ATGCTCGAATGCCAGCGCGACGCCTTCGACATCCCGCGCGATGTCGCCTATCTCAACGCCGCCTCCTGGAGCCCGTTGCCGCATCCGGTGCAGGCGGCAGGCCAGGCCGGCATCGCGCTCAAGGCGCGGCCCTGGGGCATCACGGGCGAGCACATCGCCCGCCAATGCAATCGCGCCCGTGCGGCCGCCGCGCGGCTGATCAATGCGTCGCCCGAGGATGTGGCGATCATCCCCTCCGTCTCCTACGGCGTCGCCGTCGCCGGGCGCATCCTGCCCATCCCGGCCGGCCATCGCGCCCTCGTTCTGGGCGATGACCATTCCTCGCCCGTGCTGGAGTGGCTGCAACGCGCGGCCGAGGGCGGCTTCACCGTGGAGACCATCGCGGCGCCCGCCGATGGCGACTGGACCACGGCCGTGCTGGAAGCGATCCGCCGTCCGGGGGCCGCGCCGCTCGCCCTCGTGTCCATCTCCTCCGTGCATTGGGCGGATGGAGGGCTGATCGATCTCGGCGTCGTTGCGGCGGCGCAGCGCGCGGCGGGGGCCATGCTGCTGGTGGATGCCACGCATCACGCGGGCGTGCTGCCGCTGGACGTGGCGACACTCGACCCCGACGTACTCATCTTCCCCACCTACAAATGGGTGCTGGGCCCCTATGGCCGCGCCTTCCTCTACATCGCGAAGCGCCACCAGGACGGCGTGCCGCTGGAGCAGACCGGCTCCTCCCGCCGCCGCGTCTCCTCCGAAGCGCGGCCCTACATGGCCGATCTCGGCTTCACGGATGGCGCCAAGCGCTTCGACATGGGCGAGCGCGACCATGTGATCGGCCTGGAGATGGCGGCCGTCGGCATGGAGATGATGGCCGATTGGGGGACTGATGCGATCAGCGCTCGGCTTGGCTGGCTCACCGGCCTGCTGGCCGAGGGGCTGGCGGGCATGGGCGTGCAGATTCCCGCCCAGGGGCTGCGCGCGCCGCATGTGCTGAGCCTGGGCTTTCCCGGCGGCATGCGTCCCGGGCTGATCGAGGCGCTCGCCGAGCGCAACGTGCATGTGGCCCCGCGCCTGGGCCGCATGCGGATCAGCCCGCATGTCTACAATGATGAGGCTGATGTGGCGGCCTTCCTCGACGCCTTCCGCAAGCTGGCGTGA
- a CDS encoding alpha-D-ribose 1-methylphosphonate 5-triphosphate diphosphatase, whose translation MAWNITGGRVLRGGALGGGDVALAQGRIADGAAAARRFDATGLLVMPGIVDIHGDAHERALQPRPNVDFPAGFALRDAAAQCLAAGITTAYLGVTLSWEPGLRSLPAFLATLDALKSPPPGPELRVHLRFEADNFAAEADALAAIAAGQVHLLGFNDHTPSIVKKLKNPKELGKYAGRAGVTEAELMALADAAMSRRADVPAMRQRMAGAAQAAGIPMLSHDDATLADRALFRALGASICEFPMAEPVAEDARAAGEAVVMGAPNVVRGGSHLGWASAAPLAERGLVTVLASDYHWPALLAAPFRMAARGVLDLAAAWALVSSNPADALGLADRGRIAEGLRGDIAVVTPEGALAACFAQGELAWIGPGFGTRLH comes from the coding sequence ATGGCCTGGAACATCACGGGGGGCCGCGTGCTGCGGGGCGGCGCGCTCGGCGGGGGCGACGTCGCGCTGGCGCAAGGCCGCATCGCCGACGGGGCGGCGGCGGCGCGCCGCTTCGACGCGACCGGCCTGCTGGTCATGCCCGGCATCGTGGACATTCATGGCGACGCGCATGAGCGTGCGCTGCAGCCCCGCCCCAATGTTGATTTCCCGGCCGGCTTCGCGCTGCGTGACGCGGCGGCGCAATGCCTCGCCGCCGGCATCACCACGGCCTATCTCGGCGTCACGCTGTCCTGGGAGCCGGGGCTGCGCTCGCTTCCTGCCTTCCTGGCCACGCTCGACGCGCTGAAGAGCCCGCCGCCCGGGCCTGAATTGCGCGTCCACCTCCGCTTCGAAGCCGATAACTTCGCGGCCGAGGCCGATGCGCTGGCCGCCATCGCGGCAGGCCAGGTGCATCTGCTGGGCTTCAACGACCACACGCCCAGCATCGTGAAGAAGCTGAAGAACCCGAAAGAGCTCGGCAAATATGCCGGGCGCGCGGGCGTCACCGAGGCGGAGCTGATGGCCTTGGCCGACGCCGCGATGAGCCGGCGCGCCGATGTGCCGGCGATGCGCCAGCGCATGGCCGGGGCGGCGCAGGCCGCCGGCATCCCCATGCTCAGCCATGATGACGCGACGCTTGCGGATCGCGCGCTGTTCCGCGCGCTGGGCGCCTCCATCTGCGAATTCCCGATGGCCGAGCCGGTGGCGGAAGATGCCCGCGCGGCGGGCGAGGCGGTGGTGATGGGCGCGCCCAATGTCGTGCGCGGCGGCAGCCATCTGGGCTGGGCCAGCGCGGCGCCGCTCGCCGAACGCGGCCTCGTCACCGTGCTGGCCAGCGACTACCACTGGCCCGCGCTGCTAGCGGCCCCCTTCCGCATGGCGGCGCGTGGTGTGCTGGACCTCGCCGCCGCCTGGGCGCTCGTGTCGAGCAACCCAGCCGATGCGCTGGGCCTAGCCGATCGCGGGCGCATCGCCGAAGGCCTGCGCGGCGACATCGCCGTGGTCACGCCCGAGGGCGCGCTGGCCGCCTGCTTCGCGCAGGGTGAACTGGCCTGGATCGGCCCCGGATTCGGCACGCGGCTGCATTGA
- the phnF gene encoding phosphonate metabolism transcriptional regulator PhnF, which translates to MTFASPALDRGAGIALWRQIGAAIEAAIREGQHAPGQRLPTEAELSKAFRVNRHTIRRAMEELETRGIVRVEQGRGSFVAEDVLDYPLNARTRFSEIIRAQNREPAGRVLRLAEIPAEPRVAEMLEIRRGRLVILAERLAMADGRPVALGAHHFPAHRFPDIMTRLQENPSISHALAACGVPDFRRRITRITARMPTAEEAEVLQQSRSRPVLVAEAVNVDGSGKPVDATVTRYAAGRTQMVVES; encoded by the coding sequence GTGACGTTCGCAAGCCCCGCGCTCGACCGCGGCGCCGGCATCGCGCTCTGGCGCCAGATCGGTGCCGCGATCGAGGCCGCGATCCGCGAGGGCCAGCATGCCCCCGGCCAGCGCCTGCCGACTGAGGCCGAACTCTCGAAGGCTTTCCGCGTAAATCGCCATACCATCCGCCGCGCGATGGAGGAGTTGGAGACGCGCGGCATCGTGCGCGTCGAGCAGGGGCGCGGCAGCTTCGTGGCGGAGGATGTGCTGGACTATCCGCTGAACGCACGCACTCGCTTCAGTGAGATCATCCGCGCGCAGAATCGCGAGCCCGCGGGCCGGGTGCTGCGCCTTGCCGAAATCCCGGCCGAGCCGCGCGTGGCCGAGATGCTGGAGATCCGCCGCGGTCGTCTGGTCATCCTGGCCGAACGGCTGGCCATGGCCGATGGCCGGCCGGTCGCCCTTGGCGCGCACCACTTCCCGGCGCATCGCTTCCCCGACATCATGACGCGCCTGCAGGAGAACCCCTCCATCAGCCACGCGCTCGCGGCTTGCGGCGTGCCGGATTTCCGCCGGCGCATCACCCGCATCACGGCCCGCATGCCGACGGCGGAGGAGGCGGAGGTCTTGCAGCAATCGCGCAGCCGCCCGGTCCTGGTCGCTGAGGCGGTGAATGTGGATGGCAGCGGCAAGCCGGTGGATGCGACGGTGACGCGCTACGCCGCCGGGCGGACGCAGATGGTGGTGGAGTCCTGA
- the phnG gene encoding phosphonate C-P lyase system protein PhnG — MTRPEWMAVLARASGEELSRLMPPLPPHRVIRGPEIGLTMLRGRAGGDGAAFNLGEATITRCSVSLEGGTLGHCWRLGRDRAAAERAALLDACLQQPEWQARLIEQVVQPLHARQREAAALTARRAAATEVRFATLAAMR; from the coding sequence ATGACCCGCCCCGAATGGATGGCCGTCCTCGCCCGCGCCAGCGGTGAGGAGTTGAGCCGGCTGATGCCCCCCCTGCCCCCGCACCGCGTGATCCGCGGCCCCGAGATCGGCCTGACCATGCTGCGCGGCCGCGCCGGCGGGGATGGCGCGGCCTTCAACCTCGGCGAAGCGACGATCACCCGCTGCTCGGTCAGCCTGGAGGGCGGAACGCTCGGCCATTGCTGGCGGCTCGGCCGGGATCGCGCGGCGGCCGAGCGCGCCGCCCTGCTCGATGCCTGCCTGCAGCAGCCCGAATGGCAGGCCCGCCTGATCGAGCAGGTGGTCCAGCCGCTGCATGCCCGCCAGCGCGAGGCGGCGGCGCTGACCGCCCGCCGCGCCGCCGCCACGGAAGTCCGCTTCGCCACCCTGGCGGCCATGCGATGA
- the phnH gene encoding phosphonate C-P lyase system protein PhnH, producing the protein MRPGFADPVFGAQAGFSALMNAMARPGRIQRCAVLQEPPPGLCPAAAAALLTLADAETPLWTDAEGEVREWIAFHSGAPLVAEPLRAQFLLATRGMPLLAALDAGSDEAPQDSATLIVQVTALDDSAGWRLTGPGIQHGHRLAVAGLPDDFAAQWAANRAQFPRGVDVVLCTDTRLAALPRTTRITEDR; encoded by the coding sequence ATGAGGCCCGGCTTCGCAGACCCCGTCTTCGGCGCACAGGCCGGCTTCTCGGCGCTGATGAACGCCATGGCCCGCCCGGGCCGCATCCAGCGCTGCGCCGTGCTGCAGGAGCCGCCGCCCGGCCTCTGCCCCGCCGCCGCCGCGGCCCTGCTGACGCTGGCCGATGCCGAGACGCCGCTCTGGACCGATGCCGAGGGCGAGGTGCGCGAATGGATCGCCTTCCACAGCGGCGCACCGCTGGTGGCCGAGCCCTTGCGCGCGCAATTCCTGCTGGCGACGCGCGGCATGCCGCTGCTCGCCGCGCTCGACGCCGGCAGCGACGAGGCGCCGCAGGACAGCGCCACGCTGATCGTCCAGGTCACCGCCCTGGATGACAGCGCCGGCTGGCGGCTGACCGGCCCGGGCATCCAGCACGGTCACCGTCTGGCCGTGGCGGGGCTGCCCGATGACTTCGCGGCGCAATGGGCCGCGAACCGCGCACAATTCCCGCGCGGCGTGGATGTCGTCCTCTGCACCGACACCCGCCTCGCGGCCCTGCCGCGCACCACGCGCATCACGGAGGACCGCTGA
- a CDS encoding carbon-phosphorus lyase complex subunit PhnI — MYVAVKGGEAAIEAAHAWLAERRRGDQSLAALTPEQIEQQLGLAVDRVMAEGSCYDRGLAALAIQQARGDLIEAAFLLRAYRNTLSRFAACEPVDTGAMRVQRRISATYKDLPGGQVLGPTFDYTHRLLDFALAAEGIEAPQEAEAAAGPMPRVTELLAREGLMARDAPDDGAPPPDLTREPLPFPTPRALRLQSLARGDEGFLLGMGYSTQRGYGNAHPFVAELRMGEVEVVLAPPELGFAISIGDITVTECQMVNQFAGSAEAPPQFTRGYGLTMGHGERKAMAMALVDRALMAPDLGEDATAPAQQAEFVLLHADNVEATGFVEHLKLPHHVDFQSELEKIRSIRARWEEQA, encoded by the coding sequence ATGTATGTCGCGGTGAAGGGCGGCGAGGCCGCGATCGAGGCCGCCCATGCCTGGCTGGCCGAGCGCCGGCGCGGCGACCAGTCGCTGGCCGCGCTCACGCCCGAGCAGATCGAGCAGCAATTGGGCCTCGCCGTGGATCGCGTGATGGCGGAGGGCAGTTGCTACGACCGCGGCCTTGCCGCACTCGCCATCCAGCAGGCGCGCGGCGATCTGATCGAGGCCGCCTTCCTGCTGCGCGCCTATCGCAACACCCTCTCCCGCTTCGCCGCCTGCGAGCCGGTGGATACGGGCGCCATGCGCGTCCAGCGCCGGATCAGCGCCACCTACAAGGACCTGCCGGGCGGCCAGGTGCTGGGTCCCACCTTCGACTACACGCACCGCCTGCTCGATTTCGCGCTCGCCGCCGAGGGCATCGAAGCCCCGCAGGAGGCGGAGGCCGCCGCTGGCCCCATGCCGCGCGTGACGGAACTCCTCGCGCGCGAGGGGTTGATGGCGCGCGATGCGCCGGATGACGGCGCGCCGCCCCCTGATCTGACGCGCGAGCCCCTGCCCTTCCCGACGCCCCGTGCGCTACGGCTGCAATCCCTGGCGCGCGGCGATGAGGGCTTCCTGCTCGGCATGGGCTATTCCACGCAGCGCGGCTACGGCAACGCGCATCCCTTCGTCGCGGAACTCCGCATGGGCGAGGTGGAGGTGGTGCTCGCCCCGCCCGAGCTCGGCTTCGCCATCTCGATCGGCGACATCACCGTCACCGAATGTCAGATGGTCAACCAGTTCGCCGGCAGCGCCGAGGCACCGCCGCAATTCACCCGCGGCTACGGCCTCACCATGGGCCATGGCGAGCGCAAGGCGATGGCGATGGCACTGGTGGACCGCGCCCTCATGGCGCCCGATCTCGGCGAGGACGCCACCGCCCCCGCGCAGCAGGCCGAATTCGTGCTGCTGCACGCCGACAATGTGGAGGCGACCGGCTTCGTGGAGCACTTGAAGCTGCCGCACCATGTGGATTTCCAGAGCGAGCTCGAGAAGATCCGCAGCATCCGCGCCCGCTGGGAGGAACAGGCATGA
- a CDS encoding alpha-D-ribose 1-methylphosphonate 5-phosphate C-P-lyase PhnJ codes for MNAMPPLNHRDAAYNFAYLDEATKRMIRRAILKALAIPGHQIPFGAREMPLPYGWGTGGIQVTAAILGPRDVLKVIDQGADDTTNAVSIRAFFARVAGIATTTRTAEATIIQTRHRIPERPLTEGQVMVFQVPMPEPLFRLEPRLAETRRLHALGDYSLAQVKLYEDIARQGEAGTSYNHPVMVAGRYLMSPSPIPGFDNPKLHNSPAIMLFGAGREKKIYAVPPYTTVESLDFDDHPFRPMRAPHACSACGSTTSYLDEIIADDQGGRIYVCSDTDHCAENQGR; via the coding sequence ATGAACGCGATGCCGCCCCTCAACCATCGGGACGCCGCCTACAACTTCGCCTATCTGGACGAGGCGACGAAGCGGATGATCCGGCGCGCCATCCTGAAGGCGCTCGCCATCCCCGGCCACCAGATCCCCTTCGGCGCGCGCGAGATGCCGCTGCCCTATGGCTGGGGCACGGGCGGCATCCAGGTCACCGCCGCCATCCTGGGGCCGCGCGACGTGCTGAAGGTGATCGACCAGGGGGCGGATGACACCACCAACGCCGTCTCCATCCGGGCCTTCTTCGCGCGGGTCGCCGGCATCGCCACCACCACCCGCACGGCGGAAGCCACCATCATCCAGACCCGCCACCGCATCCCCGAGCGCCCGCTGACCGAGGGCCAGGTCATGGTCTTCCAGGTGCCGATGCCCGAGCCGCTTTTCCGGCTGGAGCCACGCCTCGCGGAAACCCGCCGGCTGCATGCGCTGGGCGACTACAGCCTGGCGCAGGTGAAGCTCTACGAGGACATCGCCCGCCAGGGCGAGGCCGGCACCAGCTACAACCACCCGGTCATGGTGGCGGGCCGCTACCTCATGTCACCCTCGCCCATCCCGGGCTTCGACAATCCGAAGCTGCACAATTCGCCTGCCATCATGCTGTTCGGCGCGGGGCGCGAGAAGAAGATCTACGCCGTCCCGCCCTACACCACCGTCGAAAGCCTGGATTTCGACGACCATCCCTTCCGGCCGATGCGGGCGCCGCACGCCTGCTCGGCTTGCGGCAGCACCACCAGCTACCTGGATGAAATCATCGCCGACGACCAGGGCGGGCGAATCTATGTCTGCTCCGACACCGATCATTGCGCGGAGAACCAGGGCCGATGA
- the phnK gene encoding phosphonate C-P lyase system protein PhnK gives MSAPLLEASGLDLRFGAVRALDGVSLDIHPGEVVAIVGESGSGKSTLLRVLAGMTAPQAGQVLYRDASGLRQEIGALSEAAKRRLMRSEWGFVHQNARDGLRMGISAGGNIGERLMAAGGRNYAAIRAAAADWMARVEMDPARIDEAPRNFSGGMQQRLQIARCLVTEPRLVFMDEPTGGLDVSVQARLLDLIRGLVAELGLAVFFVTHDIAAARLLAHRIIVMRRGRIVEEGLADRVLDDPRHEYTQLLVASVLSA, from the coding sequence ATGAGCGCGCCGCTTCTGGAAGCCTCCGGCCTCGACCTCCGCTTCGGCGCGGTGCGCGCGCTGGACGGCGTGAGCCTGGACATCCACCCGGGCGAGGTCGTCGCCATCGTGGGGGAGAGCGGCTCTGGCAAATCCACCCTGCTGCGGGTGCTGGCCGGCATGACGGCGCCTCAGGCGGGCCAGGTCCTCTACCGCGACGCATCCGGCCTACGCCAGGAGATTGGCGCGTTGAGCGAGGCCGCCAAGCGCCGCCTGATGCGGAGCGAGTGGGGCTTCGTGCACCAGAATGCGCGCGACGGTCTGCGGATGGGCATCTCCGCCGGTGGCAATATCGGCGAGCGGCTGATGGCGGCGGGTGGGCGCAACTATGCCGCCATCCGTGCCGCGGCGGCCGACTGGATGGCCCGCGTGGAGATGGACCCGGCCCGCATCGACGAGGCGCCGCGCAACTTCTCGGGTGGCATGCAGCAGCGCCTGCAGATCGCCCGCTGCCTCGTCACCGAACCGCGCCTCGTCTTCATGGATGAACCCACCGGCGGCCTCGATGTCAGCGTCCAGGCGCGGCTGCTGGATCTGATCCGGGGGCTGGTGGCCGAGCTTGGCCTCGCCGTCTTCTTCGTCACGCATGACATCGCGGCGGCCCGCCTGCTGGCGCATCGCATCATCGTCATGCGGCGGGGCCGCATCGTGGAGGAGGGCCTGGCCGACCGCGTGCTGGATGACCCGCGCCACGAATACACCCAGTTGCTGGTCGCCTCGGTGCTCTCGGCATGA
- the phnL gene encoding phosphonate C-P lyase system protein PhnL: MRPAIRIEGLAKGFTLHLQGGIGFQVLRDEALTVMPGECVALTGPSGAGKSTLMRCLQGNYGTDAGQIWLAHRGAEVDLAAADARLVREIRRETLGYVSQFLRVIPRVSARDVVAEPLQAQGMPRAEAEARASALLTRLNLPPRLHGLPPATFSGGEQQRVNLARGFAPHTPILLLDEPTASLDAANREVVIALIAEAKARGTALVGIFHDIEVRDRVADRTHDILPLEDAA, from the coding sequence ATGAGGCCCGCGATCCGGATCGAGGGTCTGGCCAAGGGCTTCACCTTGCACCTGCAGGGCGGCATCGGCTTCCAGGTGCTGCGCGATGAGGCGCTGACCGTCATGCCGGGCGAATGCGTCGCCCTCACTGGGCCATCGGGTGCGGGCAAGTCCACGCTGATGCGCTGCCTGCAAGGCAATTACGGTACGGATGCCGGCCAGATCTGGCTCGCCCATCGGGGAGCCGAGGTGGACCTCGCCGCCGCCGATGCGCGGCTGGTGCGGGAGATCCGGCGTGAGACGCTGGGCTATGTTTCGCAGTTCCTGCGCGTCATTCCCCGCGTCTCCGCGCGGGACGTGGTGGCCGAGCCGCTGCAGGCGCAAGGCATGCCCCGCGCCGAGGCCGAGGCGCGCGCCTCTGCCTTGCTGACGCGCCTGAACCTGCCACCCCGCCTGCACGGCCTGCCGCCCGCCACCTTCTCGGGCGGCGAGCAGCAGCGCGTGAACCTCGCCCGCGGCTTCGCCCCCCACACCCCCATCCTGCTGCTGGACGAACCGACGGCGAGCCTCGACGCCGCCAATCGCGAGGTGGTGATCGCCCTGATCGCCGAGGCCAAGGCGCGCGGCACGGCGCTCGTGGGAATCTTCCATGACATCGAGGTGCGGGACCGGGTGGCGGATCGCACGCATGACATCCTTCCGCTAGAAGACGCCGCATGA
- a CDS encoding alpha-D-ribose 1-methylphosphonate 5-triphosphate diphosphatase, with protein MTAETVLTNARLVLPEAEMEGTLVLRDGRIAEIQPGRAHHASALDCEGDILIPGVVDVHTDNLERQVQPRANARWPSRSAFIAHDAQCAAAGVTTVLDALCLGDLGFDQGRDQTFHDGVRDLTALHGQPFMKAEHLLHLRCELPARDMPGLLEGVADHPLVAMVSLMDHSPGVGQYRDLARYRAMRIKQTRMTDAEVEVRILKLQAQRAELRERQRRLVIDRFAGRGIPLASHDDEDAAEVRRNAEDGIRVSEFPVTMEAAIEAARIGVGVIAGSPNIVRGGSHSGNVAAMDLVRAGAVHVLASDYVPPALIEAAFLIAPDIGLPAAIATITRAPAAMCNLNDRGRLEAGLRADLVRVTRHGTMPVVRQVWRAGERVI; from the coding sequence ATGACCGCAGAGACCGTCCTGACCAATGCCCGCCTCGTCCTGCCCGAGGCGGAGATGGAGGGCACGCTTGTCCTCCGCGACGGCCGCATCGCCGAGATCCAGCCCGGCCGTGCCCATCACGCCAGCGCCCTGGACTGCGAGGGGGACATCCTCATCCCCGGCGTGGTGGATGTGCACACCGACAACCTCGAGCGCCAGGTGCAGCCGCGTGCCAATGCCCGCTGGCCCTCGCGCTCCGCCTTCATCGCGCATGACGCGCAATGCGCGGCGGCCGGCGTCACCACCGTGCTGGATGCCCTCTGCCTCGGCGATCTCGGCTTCGACCAGGGGCGCGACCAGACCTTCCATGACGGGGTGCGCGACCTGACGGCGCTGCATGGCCAGCCCTTCATGAAGGCCGAGCATCTGCTCCACCTGCGTTGTGAATTGCCCGCGCGCGACATGCCGGGCCTGCTGGAGGGCGTGGCCGACCACCCGCTGGTCGCGATGGTGAGCCTGATGGATCACTCGCCCGGCGTCGGTCAGTACCGGGACCTCGCGCGCTACCGCGCCATGCGCATCAAGCAGACGCGCATGACGGACGCTGAGGTGGAGGTCCGCATCCTCAAGCTCCAGGCCCAGCGCGCCGAGCTGCGCGAGCGGCAGCGCCGCCTCGTCATTGACCGCTTCGCCGGGCGCGGCATCCCGCTCGCCAGCCATGACGACGAGGATGCAGCCGAGGTGCGCCGCAATGCCGAGGACGGCATCCGCGTCAGCGAATTCCCCGTAACGATGGAAGCCGCCATCGAGGCGGCGCGGATCGGCGTCGGCGTCATCGCGGGCTCGCCCAACATCGTCCGGGGCGGCAGCCATTCGGGCAACGTCGCCGCGATGGATCTGGTGCGCGCCGGCGCGGTGCATGTGCTGGCGAGCGACTATGTCCCGCCCGCGCTGATCGAGGCCGCCTTCCTCATCGCGCCGGACATCGGCCTGCCAGCGGCCATCGCCACCATCACCCGCGCACCCGCCGCCATGTGCAATCTGAATGACCGTGGGCGGCTGGAGGCCGGGCTGCGCGCCGATCTCGTCCGCGTCACGCGGCATGGCACGATGCCGGTGGTGCGGCAGGTCTGGCGCGCCGGGGAACGCGTGATCTGA
- a CDS encoding DUF1045 domain-containing protein gives MRVAIYWAPELDDPLHAAGSAWLGRDAETAARVQQPAIPGIAEITSDPRGYGLHATLKPPFRLSTGYQAFMADAARWAASIAPFELPPLSVQDLKGFLALRETAPCPSLHAFADSAVSALDHHRAPPTEEELARRRKAKLTPTHEVLLARWGYPYVMEEWQFHVTLTHRLPPEEASRIRPLAEAHFAGLVEQPRVVGTVCVFTQAAPGQPFLIAERLPLSGRAA, from the coding sequence ATGCGCGTCGCCATCTACTGGGCGCCCGAACTGGACGACCCCCTGCACGCCGCCGGCAGCGCCTGGCTTGGCCGCGACGCGGAGACTGCCGCGCGCGTGCAGCAACCCGCCATCCCGGGCATTGCCGAAATCACGAGCGACCCGCGCGGCTATGGCCTGCATGCCACGCTGAAGCCGCCCTTCCGGCTCTCCACCGGCTACCAGGCCTTCATGGCCGATGCCGCGCGCTGGGCCGCGAGCATTGCGCCCTTCGAATTGCCCCCGCTCTCCGTGCAGGACCTCAAGGGCTTCCTCGCCCTGCGCGAGACCGCGCCCTGCCCGAGCTTGCACGCGTTCGCGGATTCGGCGGTCTCCGCCCTCGATCACCATCGCGCACCTCCCACCGAGGAGGAGCTGGCGCGCCGCCGCAAGGCGAAGCTCACGCCCACGCATGAGGTGCTGCTGGCCCGCTGGGGCTACCCCTATGTGATGGAGGAATGGCAGTTCCACGTGACGCTGACGCACCGCCTGCCGCCCGAGGAAGCGTCGCGCATCCGCCCGCTCGCGGAGGCGCATTTCGCGGGGCTGGTGGAGCAGCCCCGCGTCGTCGGGACGGTCTGCGTCTTCACGCAGGCCGCCCCGGGTCAGCCCTTCCTGATCGCTGAACGGCTTCCGCTCAGCGGGCGGGCGGCGTAG